A stretch of the Streptomyces ortus genome encodes the following:
- a CDS encoding ribose-5-phosphate isomerase — protein MRVYLGSDHAGFELKNHLVEWLKSAGHEPVDCGPLIYDAQDDYPPFCLRAAERAAADPEGLGIVIGGSGNGEQIAANKVAGVRAALAWSVETAALGRQHNDANVVAVGARMHSEEEATKFVETFLNTPFSGDERHVRRIDMLSAYESTGDLPAIPAHHPQG, from the coding sequence ATGCGCGTGTACCTCGGTTCCGACCATGCCGGTTTCGAACTCAAGAACCACCTCGTCGAGTGGCTCAAGTCCGCCGGGCACGAGCCCGTCGACTGCGGGCCCCTCATTTACGACGCCCAGGACGACTACCCGCCGTTCTGCCTGCGTGCCGCCGAGCGTGCCGCGGCCGACCCCGAGGGGCTGGGCATCGTGATCGGCGGGTCCGGGAACGGCGAGCAGATCGCCGCGAACAAGGTGGCGGGGGTGCGGGCGGCTCTCGCGTGGAGCGTGGAGACCGCGGCGCTCGGGCGGCAGCACAATGACGCCAATGTCGTGGCCGTGGGGGCGCGGATGCACTCCGAGGAGGAGGCGACGAAGTTCGTCGAGACCTTCCTGAACACGCCGTTCTCGGGTGATGAGCGGCACGTTCGGCGGATCGACATGCTGTCGGCGTACGAGTCGACCGGGGACCTCCCCGCGATCCCGGCGCACCACCCGCAGGGCTAG
- a CDS encoding amino acid permease — protein MTSQPTLSKAGNGPEGPGGPGTPGEPDGGLQAGLKNRHLSMIAIGGVIGAGLFVGSSTGIATAGPGILLSYFLVGTMVVLVMRMLGEMSAANPTSGSFSAHADRALGRWAGFSIGWLYWFFWVVVLAIEATAGAVILESWVPAVPQWGWALIVMLVLTATNLGSVGSYGEFEFWFAGIKVVAIGAFIVIGGLAVFGLLPGADTDSAGLGNLTEHGGFLPHGPGSILTGILLVVFSFMGSEIATLAAGESENPQRAVTKSTNSVIWRIGVFYLGSIFVVVTLLPWDSESIQKDGSYVAALNSLGIANAGEIMKFIVLTSVLSCLNSGLYTASRMAFSLGRRGDAPKAFARTTGRGVPMTAILASVAFGFVAVFFNYEFPDSVFLFLVNSSGAVALFVWLVICLSQLRMRKIIERETPEKLVVRMWLYPYLTWATIALIVFVLGYMLTDTEHDGRQTVLLSLLVAGVVVGISLVLEKVRRGGDARPRETSDTEQV, from the coding sequence ATGACCTCGCAGCCGACTCTGTCGAAGGCCGGTAACGGCCCCGAGGGCCCAGGAGGGCCCGGAACCCCCGGAGAACCCGACGGCGGACTCCAGGCCGGGCTCAAGAACCGGCATCTGTCGATGATCGCGATCGGCGGGGTCATCGGCGCCGGCCTCTTCGTCGGCTCCAGCACCGGTATCGCCACCGCGGGCCCCGGCATCCTGCTGTCGTACTTCCTCGTCGGCACCATGGTCGTCCTCGTGATGCGGATGCTCGGCGAGATGTCCGCCGCGAATCCGACCTCGGGCTCGTTCTCCGCGCACGCCGACCGGGCGCTCGGCCGCTGGGCGGGCTTCTCCATCGGCTGGCTCTACTGGTTCTTCTGGGTCGTCGTGCTCGCGATCGAGGCCACCGCGGGCGCGGTGATCCTGGAGAGCTGGGTCCCGGCCGTACCGCAGTGGGGCTGGGCGCTCATCGTCATGCTGGTGCTGACCGCGACGAACCTCGGCTCCGTCGGCTCGTACGGCGAGTTCGAGTTCTGGTTCGCCGGGATCAAGGTCGTCGCCATCGGCGCCTTCATCGTCATCGGCGGGCTCGCCGTCTTCGGTCTGCTGCCGGGCGCCGACACCGACAGCGCCGGGCTCGGGAACCTCACGGAGCACGGCGGCTTCCTGCCGCACGGACCCGGCTCGATCCTCACCGGCATCCTGCTCGTCGTCTTCTCCTTCATGGGCAGCGAGATCGCCACCCTCGCGGCCGGCGAGTCCGAGAACCCGCAGCGCGCCGTCACCAAGTCCACCAACAGCGTCATCTGGCGGATCGGCGTCTTCTACCTCGGCTCGATCTTCGTCGTCGTCACGCTGCTGCCGTGGGACTCCGAGTCCATCCAGAAGGACGGTTCGTACGTCGCCGCCCTGAACTCGCTCGGTATCGCCAACGCCGGCGAGATCATGAAGTTCATCGTGCTGACGTCCGTCCTGTCGTGTCTCAACTCCGGCCTCTACACGGCCTCCCGCATGGCCTTCTCGCTCGGCCGGCGCGGTGACGCGCCCAAGGCCTTCGCCCGCACCACGGGCCGTGGCGTCCCGATGACCGCGATCCTCGCGTCGGTCGCCTTCGGCTTCGTCGCCGTGTTCTTCAACTACGAGTTCCCCGACTCGGTCTTCCTCTTCCTCGTCAACTCCTCCGGCGCGGTCGCCCTGTTCGTCTGGCTCGTCATCTGTCTCTCGCAGCTGCGCATGCGGAAGATCATCGAGCGCGAGACGCCGGAGAAACTGGTCGTACGGATGTGGCTGTACCCGTATCTGACGTGGGCGACGATCGCACTGATCGTCTTCGTCCTCGGCTACATGCTCACCGACACCGAGCACGACGGCCGGCAGACCGTGCTGCTGTCACTGCTGGTGGCCGGCGTGGTCGTGGGCATCTCGCTGGTACTGGAGAAGGTGCGGCGCGGCGGGGACGCACGACCGCGGGAGACGTCGGACACCGAGCAGGTCTGA
- a CDS encoding Fpg/Nei family DNA glycosylase: protein MPEGHTIHRLAEDYLRAFGDRKAHVTSPQGKFTAAAALLDGTTLTTAEAHGKHLFLRFETEDWIHIHLGLFGKVAFGGSPALPPTDTVRLRLRNDTAYVDLRGPTTCTLITDAEKQAIHARLGPDPLREDAEPERAYERVSRSRTTIAALLMDQKVIAGVGNVYRAEVLFRHGIDPYRPGRGVTRAEWDAMWADLVALMREGVRNNRIDTVRPEHEPEAMGRPPRKDDHGGEVYVYRRATLPCHVCGGEIRTAGLAARNLFWCPTCQKA, encoded by the coding sequence GTGCCGGAGGGGCACACCATCCACCGCCTGGCCGAGGACTACCTCCGCGCGTTCGGCGACCGCAAGGCCCACGTGACCAGCCCCCAGGGCAAGTTCACGGCCGCCGCCGCCCTCCTGGACGGCACGACCCTCACCACCGCCGAGGCCCACGGAAAGCACCTCTTCCTCCGCTTCGAGACGGAGGACTGGATCCACATCCACCTCGGCCTCTTCGGCAAGGTCGCCTTCGGCGGATCCCCCGCGCTCCCGCCCACCGACACGGTCCGCCTGAGGCTCAGGAACGACACCGCGTACGTGGACCTCCGCGGCCCCACGACCTGCACCCTGATCACGGACGCGGAGAAGCAGGCGATACACGCCCGCCTGGGCCCCGACCCGCTGCGCGAGGACGCCGAGCCGGAGCGGGCGTACGAGCGCGTCTCCCGCAGCCGTACGACGATCGCCGCCCTGCTCATGGACCAGAAGGTCATCGCGGGCGTCGGCAACGTCTACCGCGCCGAGGTCCTCTTCCGGCACGGCATCGACCCGTACCGGCCGGGCCGGGGCGTCACGCGCGCCGAGTGGGACGCGATGTGGGCGGACCTGGTGGCGCTCATGCGCGAGGGGGTCCGCAACAACCGGATCGACACGGTCCGGCCGGAGCACGAGCCGGAGGCGATGGGCCGCCCGCCGCGCAAGGACGACCACGGCGGCGAGGTCTACGTGTACCGCAGGGCCACCCTGCCCTGCCACGTCTGTGGCGGCGAGATCCGCACCGCCGGTCTCGCCGCCCGCAACCTCTTCTGGTGCCCTACCTGTCAGAAGGCGTGA
- a CDS encoding lytic polysaccharide monooxygenase auxiliary activity family 9 protein, which yields MHASRKTAALIGAVLAPVIAVSLPAGSASAHGYISDPPSRQAQCAAGTVSCGDITYEPQSVEGPKGLTSCSGGNSRFSDLDDDSRGWTVTPVPKNATFSWKLTARHSTSTWDYYVGGSRIARFDDGGAQPDAVVNHQVDFGGLTGKQKVLAVWNVADTDNAFYACIDVNVGG from the coding sequence ATGCACGCCAGCAGGAAGACGGCTGCCCTCATAGGTGCCGTACTCGCCCCCGTCATCGCCGTGAGCCTGCCCGCCGGGTCGGCGAGCGCCCACGGCTACATCTCCGATCCGCCCAGCCGCCAGGCGCAGTGCGCCGCGGGCACGGTGTCCTGCGGGGACATCACCTACGAGCCGCAGAGCGTCGAGGGCCCCAAGGGCCTGACCAGCTGCAGTGGCGGCAACAGCCGCTTCTCCGACCTGGACGACGACAGCAGGGGCTGGACCGTCACGCCGGTGCCGAAGAACGCGACGTTCTCGTGGAAGCTGACCGCCCGGCACTCCACCAGCACCTGGGACTACTACGTCGGCGGCTCGCGGATCGCGCGGTTCGACGACGGCGGGGCCCAGCCGGACGCGGTGGTGAACCACCAGGTCGACTTCGGCGGCCTCACCGGCAAGCAGAAGGTCCTGGCCGTCTGGAACGTGGCCGACACCGACAACGCCTTCTACGCCTGCATCGACGTCAACGTCGGCGGCTGA
- a CDS encoding glycoside hydrolase family 64 protein, with the protein MNLLSPRKLTASLAVAAALGAVAIVAGPADRASAVADTIPLTLKNTSGSGEQVYVYVIGTELASGKQGYADETGTFHAWPAGGAPPVPAPDASFAGPADGASKTVRLPKFSGRVYFSYGQKLDFRLADGGLVQPAVQNASDPNHDTLFNWTEYTLNDSGLWLNSTQVDMFSAPYSVGLTAGDGSTKETGKLKPGGYRAVVDGLKAQGGGWEGLVESRGDGTPLRVLAPGHAIGSGAIPADVMNDYIDRVWTKYATDTLTVTPFKDQPDKKFQGKVNGDKMDFTDGTGAVVTSFDKPDSDSVFGCYNKLDAPNDQVRGPISRTLCAAYNRSTLLSNSEQPDADASGFYQDGVTNHYARLVHEQMQNGQAYAFAFDDVGNHESLVHDGDPKDATISLDSFE; encoded by the coding sequence ATGAATCTGCTCTCCCCCCGCAAGCTGACGGCGTCCCTGGCCGTCGCGGCGGCGCTCGGCGCCGTCGCCATCGTCGCAGGACCGGCCGACCGGGCCTCCGCCGTCGCGGACACCATCCCGCTCACCCTGAAGAACACCTCGGGCAGCGGCGAGCAGGTGTACGTGTACGTGATCGGCACCGAACTCGCCTCCGGCAAGCAGGGATACGCCGACGAGACCGGCACCTTCCACGCCTGGCCGGCTGGTGGCGCCCCGCCCGTCCCGGCCCCCGACGCCTCGTTCGCCGGGCCCGCCGACGGCGCGTCCAAGACCGTCCGGCTCCCGAAGTTCTCCGGCCGCGTCTACTTCTCGTACGGCCAGAAGCTGGACTTCAGGCTCGCCGACGGTGGACTCGTGCAGCCCGCCGTGCAGAACGCCTCGGACCCCAACCACGACACCCTGTTCAACTGGACCGAGTACACGCTCAACGACTCCGGTCTGTGGCTGAACTCCACCCAGGTCGACATGTTCTCCGCCCCCTACTCCGTGGGGCTCACCGCCGGCGACGGCTCCACCAAGGAGACCGGCAAGCTCAAGCCGGGCGGCTACCGGGCCGTCGTCGACGGGCTGAAGGCACAGGGCGGCGGCTGGGAGGGACTGGTCGAGTCCCGCGGCGACGGCACACCGCTGCGGGTGCTCGCCCCGGGCCACGCCATCGGCTCGGGTGCCATCCCGGCGGATGTGATGAACGACTACATCGACCGGGTCTGGACGAAGTACGCCACCGACACGCTCACGGTGACCCCGTTCAAGGACCAGCCCGACAAGAAGTTCCAGGGCAAGGTCAACGGCGACAAGATGGACTTCACCGACGGTACGGGTGCCGTCGTGACGTCCTTCGACAAGCCCGACTCGGACTCCGTGTTCGGCTGCTACAACAAGCTGGACGCCCCCAACGACCAGGTCCGCGGCCCCATTTCACGCACCCTGTGCGCCGCGTACAACCGGTCGACCCTGCTCAGCAACTCCGAGCAGCCCGACGCCGACGCGTCCGGCTTCTACCAGGACGGCGTCACCAACCACTACGCCCGGCTGGTCCACGAGCAGATGCAGAACGGGCAGGCGTACGCCTTCGCGTTCGACGACGTCGGCAACCACGAGTCGCTGGTGCACGACGGCGACCCGAAGGACGCGACCATCTCCCTCGACTCCTTCGAATGA
- a CDS encoding chitinase — protein MHRRILGLLTATGAAAALCTLTLAPTASAQKAGDNTSAAAFVVSEAQFDAMFPGRNSFYTYSGLTAALDAYPGFGTTGSDTVKKQEAAAFLANVGHETGGLQYVVEQNTANYPHYCDTGQPYGCPAGNDKYYGRGPVQLSWNFNYKAAGDALGIDLLNNPDLVQNDAAVAWKTGLWYWNTQTGPGTMTPHDAMVDGAGFGETIRSINGSLECDGGNPGQVQSRIDNYQRFTQLLGVEPGGNLSC, from the coding sequence GTGCACCGACGCATACTCGGACTGCTGACCGCCACCGGCGCTGCCGCCGCCCTCTGCACGCTCACCCTCGCCCCGACGGCCTCGGCGCAGAAGGCCGGCGACAACACCTCGGCCGCCGCGTTCGTGGTCAGCGAGGCCCAGTTCGACGCCATGTTCCCGGGCCGCAACTCGTTCTACACGTACAGCGGTCTCACCGCCGCGCTCGACGCCTACCCGGGCTTCGGCACCACGGGCAGCGACACGGTGAAGAAGCAGGAGGCCGCCGCCTTCCTCGCCAACGTCGGCCACGAGACCGGCGGCCTGCAGTACGTGGTGGAGCAGAACACCGCCAACTACCCGCACTACTGCGACACCGGGCAGCCGTACGGCTGCCCGGCCGGCAACGACAAGTACTACGGCCGGGGCCCGGTCCAGCTCAGCTGGAACTTCAACTACAAGGCCGCGGGCGACGCCCTCGGCATCGACCTGCTCAACAACCCCGACCTCGTGCAGAACGACGCGGCCGTCGCCTGGAAGACGGGCCTGTGGTACTGGAACACCCAGACCGGGCCCGGCACCATGACGCCGCACGACGCCATGGTCGACGGCGCCGGATTCGGCGAGACCATCCGCTCGATCAACGGCAGCCTGGAGTGCGACGGCGGCAACCCGGGCCAGGTCCAGAGCCGGATCGACAACTACCAGCGCTTCACGCAACTGCTCGGCGTCGAGCCCGGCGGCAACCTCAGCTGCTGA